The DNA region AACAGAGTTCATACCAACCCAACCTTGTCCCAATTAGGTCAGTATGTGAAACAGCCGTTGATAAATGTTTTGAGCCTTTCTTTTAGGTGGTCACTGGCATTCGTCAAGATCACCTGATTCATCCACTCAAGCATCAGTGCCATTTTCTCGAATTCGACATCCCACCCTTGCGCAGCGATATCAATTGCTAACGTTTCCTCAGATCTGGCCAACGCGGTTATCAGCTCACAATGGGTTGTATGAGCTCCAAGACTGCTGATCCTGTGGAGAAGGAAGCGGTGCAGCGAAATGCTAGGATAGAAAGGGTTCTGAAGGGTGATAAGAAAACCATGGACCGGACAATCAAGATCCTTCTACTTGGTACATTTCATCAAAATATGCCATTATGTCCTCGTACTAATTGACCATGATAGGTGCGGGAGAATCTGGAAAGTCCACGATCATCAAGCAGATGCGCATCATTCATTCGGGTGGCTTCCCGGACGATGAAAGACATCAAACACGCGCTGTCATTTATGCCAATCTAATCATCGCCTTCAAGGTCCTGTTGGATATCATGGATGCAGAGCATATCAGCTTCGAGCATGACTCGACAAAGGTCAGTAGGACAGAACATCAGAAATTCGTTCGCTCTGGCTGACTTCTTCCTAGCCGTTGGCCCAGCTCGTCGACAACACAGATCCTGATGTGGGATCGGAAGAAGCGTTCTCAGACATGGCAATCCGTGACGCCATGAAATCTATGTGGGATGATGCTGGAGTCCAAAAAGCAGTTGCACGAGGACATGAGTTTGCTTTGCATGACAATCTGCATTAGTAAGTTCCGGGCGACCACTTTTTCCTGGAAGCATATTGCTGACCTTCGTTTTTAGCTACTTCGATTCAATTGACCGTCTTTTCACGCCAGGGTGGTTACCCGACAACCAAGATATGCTGCAGGCCCGTCTGCGGTCTACTGGTATCACGGAAACCCTCTTTGAATTGGGCCAAATGAACTTCCGCATGATGGACGTTGGTGGACAACGTTCTGAGCGAAAGAAGTGGATTCATTGCTTTGAAGGTGTTCAATGTCTTCTTTTTATGGTCGCATTGTCTGGATACGACCAATGTCTGGTGGAAGACCAGAGTGCTGTGAGTACTGCCCTTTTCCAAAATCATCTGATGATGTTTCTAACTGGGCATAGAATCAAATGCATGAGG from Aspergillus chevalieri M1 DNA, chromosome 2, nearly complete sequence includes:
- a CDS encoding guanine nucleotide-binding protein subunit alpha (COG:D,T;~EggNog:ENOG410PG0J;~InterPro:IPR002975,IPR027417,IPR011025,IPR001019;~PFAM:PF00503,PF00025;~go_component: GO:0005834 - heterotrimeric G-protein complex [Evidence IEA];~go_function: GO:0001664 - G protein-coupled receptor binding [Evidence IEA];~go_function: GO:0003924 - GTPase activity [Evidence IEA];~go_function: GO:0005525 - GTP binding [Evidence IEA];~go_function: GO:0019001 - guanyl nucleotide binding [Evidence IEA];~go_function: GO:0031683 - G-protein beta/gamma-subunit complex binding [Evidence IEA];~go_process: GO:0007165 - signal transduction [Evidence IEA];~go_process: GO:0007186 - G protein-coupled receptor signaling pathway [Evidence IEA]) is translated as MGCMSSKTADPVEKEAVQRNARIERVLKGDKKTMDRTIKILLLGAGESGKSTIIKQMRIIHSGGFPDDERHQTRAVIYANLIIAFKVLLDIMDAEHISFEHDSTKPLAQLVDNTDPDVGSEEAFSDMAIRDAMKSMWDDAGVQKAVARGHEFALHDNLHYYFDSIDRLFTPGWLPDNQDMLQARLRSTGITETLFELGQMNFRMMDVGGQRSERKKWIHCFEGVQCLLFMVALSGYDQCLVEDQSANQMHEAMMLFESLANGEWFKRKPIILFLNKIDLFKGKLEMSPVAKHFPDFTGSNSDFDAAARYFADRFRGINRIPDREIYIHYTNATDTTLLKATMDSVQDMIIQKNLHTLIL